The Mycobacteriales bacterium genome contains the following window.
CGGGCCCGACCCAGTGCACCAGCTGCTTGAGCACCGACGCGCCCTTGGCGTAGGTGATGCCGTCGAAGTTCGTGCGGACCGCGTCGTTGTCCTCGATGTCCGCGGCGATCGGGTGCGTCGTCGACAGCTGGTCCTGCCGGTAGGCCCAGGTCTTCTCGACGTTCGCGAACGTCGTCCACGCGTGCGTCCAGCGGGTCGCCTCGACCTGCGCGACGACGCTGGCATAGGTCGCGAACGACTCGTTGAGCCACAGGTCGTCGAACCACCGCATCGTCACGAGGTCGCCGAACCACATGTGCGCCATCTCGTGCAGGATCGTCTCGGCCCGCCGCTCGTAGGACGCGTCGGTGACCTTCGACCGGAAGACGTAGTCCTCGAGGAACGTCACGCAGCCGGCGTTCTCCATCGCGCCGGCGTTGAACTCCGGCACGAAGCACTGGTCGTACTTGCCGAACGCGTAGCGGTAGTCGAACAGCTGGTGGAAGAAGTCGAAGCCCTGCTTGGTGACGGTGAAGATTTCCTCGGCGTCGAGGTGTTCGGCGAGCGACCGGCGGCAGTAGATGCCGAGCGGGATGCCGTCATGCTCGTCGTGCACCGCGTGGTAATGACCCGCGACCAGCGCGGTGATGTAGGTCGACATCCGCGCGGTGGGCGTGAACAGCCAGCGGCTTCCACCGCCGGCGGCGTCCTCGACCCGGGCTTGCGTGTTGGACACGACGACCCAGTCGGCGGGCGCGATGACGCGGAACTCGTACGACGCCTTGAGGTCGGGCTGGTCGAAGCACGCGTACATCCGGTGCGCGTCGAACGTCTCGAACTGCGTGTAGAGGTAGACGCCGTCGTCGACCGGGTCGATGAACCGGTGCAGCCCTTCGCCGGTCCGCATGTAGACGCAGTCGGCGACCACGCGCAGCTCGTTCGACTCGCGGAGACCGTCGAGCTGCAGGCGGTGGCCGGTGAAGGCGCTTTCGTCGATGGGGCGGCCGTTCAGGGTCGCCTCGACGATGCGGTCGGCCGTGATGTCGATGTGGGTCGAAGCCCCGGGCTCGGTGCAGGTGAAGGCGACCGTGGTCTCGGACCGGAACGTTCGGTCGCCGCTTCCGGCCCCCCGAAGGTCGAGGTCGACGGCGTAGGACGCGACGTTGAGCAGCGCGGCCCGGGCGCGCGCCTCGTCACGGGTGATGTTGTTGTCGCTCACGGTGGGGGAGTGTTTCACGCAGCGAGGCCGACTACCCCTCTCGCTCGCGCCCGACGTACGGTTTGGTTGTGAGCGCAAGCGAGATCGACTTCTGGTTCGACCCCATCTGCCCGTGGGCCTGGATCACGTCACGATGGGTGCTCGAGGTGGAGCAGGTGCGTGACGTCACGACCCGGTGGCACGTGATGAGCCTGTCGATGCTCAACGAGGGGCGCGACCTCTCGCCCGACTACAAGGAGTCGATGCGCCGGGCGATCGGGCCGGTGCGCATCTGCACCGCCGCCCGGATCGAGTGCGGCGAGGAGATCGTGCTGCCGCTCTACACCGCCCTCGGCACCCGCTTCCACAACCGGCACGAGCCCCGCGAGCTCGACACGGTCAAGGCCGCGCTCGCCGACGCCGGCCTGCCGGAGTCGCTGGTGGAGGC
Protein-coding sequences here:
- a CDS encoding DsbA family protein; this encodes MSASEIDFWFDPICPWAWITSRWVLEVEQVRDVTTRWHVMSLSMLNEGRDLSPDYKESMRRAIGPVRICTAARIECGEEIVLPLYTALGTRFHNRHEPRELDTVKAALADAGLPESLVEAADSEKYDDALRASHDDGMNRVGLEVGTPVIAVGDTAFFGPVVTPIPRGEAAGRLWDGVLLVANTDGFFELKRTRDRKPSFE